One genomic window of Camelina sativa cultivar DH55 chromosome 5, Cs, whole genome shotgun sequence includes the following:
- the LOC104786756 gene encoding tropinone reductase homolog At2g29310 has protein sequence MDQRWSLESMNALVTGGASGIGYAIVDELAGFGARIHVCDISEAKLNQSLSEWKKKGFQVSGSVCDVTSCPERENLMQTVSSLFDGKLNILVNNVGVIRGKPTTEYVEEDFSFHISTNLEAAFHFSQLSHPLLKASGNGSIVFISSATGIVSVSCGSIYSLTKGALVQLAKNLACEWAKDGIRANAVAPNIINTPMSQSYLEDASFKEGLFSRTPLGRAGEPNEVASLVVFLCLPAASYITGQTICVDGGFTVNGFSYQPQAL, from the exons ATGGATCAAAGATGGAGTCTTGAAAGTATGAATGCTCTTGTGACCGGTGGAGCCAGCGGAATTGG GTATGCCATAGTAGATGAGTTAGCTGGTTTTGGAGCTAGAATCCATGTATGTGACATATCTGAGGCCAAGCTTAATCAAAGTTTAAGTGAATGGAAAAAGAAAGGGTTTCAAGTCAGTGGCTCGGTCTGTGATGTAACCTCTTGTCCCGAGAGAGAAAATCTTATGCAAACCGTCTCCTCACTGTTCGATGGAAAACTCAACATTCTA GTTAATAACGTGGGTGTAATTCGTGGGAAGCCAACAACAGAATATGTGGAAGAAGATTTCTCTTTCCACATCTCAACAAATTTGGAAGCTGCTTTCCATTTTAGCCAGCTCTCACATCCTCTCTTAAAGGCTTCCGGAAATGGAAGCATCGTCTTTATTTCCTCGGCTACAGGGATTGTATCAGTTTCATGTGGATCCATTTATAGTCTAACGAAAG GTGCTTTGGTTCAGCTAGCTAAAAATTTGGCATGTGAATGGGCAAAAGATGGCATAAGAGCCAATGCTGTTGCTCCTAATATCATCAATACTCCTATGTCTCAATCT TATCTTGAGGACGCAAGTTTCAAGGAGGGATTGTTCAGTAGAACTCCACTTGGCCGTGCTGGAGAGCCGAACGAAGTTGCATCACTAGTGGTGTTCTTGTGTCTTCCTGCAGCTTCTTATATTACTGGTCAAACCATTTGTGTTGATGGAGGGTTCACTGTTAATGGCTTCTCTTATCAGCCACAAGCTTTATAA
- the LOC104786755 gene encoding tropinone reductase homolog At2g29310-like: MYSLTKGALNQLARNLACEWAKDGIRANAVAPNIIKTPSAQPYLDDINFKEGLFSRTPLGRAGEPKEVASLVVFLCLPEASYITGQTICVDGGLTVNGFSYQPQA; encoded by the exons ATGTATAGTCTAACAAAAG GAGCTCTGAATCAGCTAGCAAGAAATTTGGCATGTGAATGGGCGAAAGATGGCATAAGAGCCAATGCTGTTGCTCCTAATATTATCAAAACTCCTTCCGCTCAACca taTCTTGATGACATCAATTTCAAGGAGGGATTGTTCAGTAGAACTCCACTTGGTCGCGCTGGAGAGCCGAAGGAAGTTGCATCATTAGTGGTCTTCTTGTGTCTACCTGAAGCTTCTTATATTACTGGTCAAACCATTTGCGTTGATGGAGGTCTCACTGTTAATGGCTTCTCCTATCAGCCTCAAGCTTGA
- the LOC104786758 gene encoding tropinone reductase homolog At2g29320-like produces the protein MDKRWSLQGMTALVTGAASGIGYAIVEELAGFGARIHVCDISETLLNQSLSEWEKKGFQVSGSVCDVTSRPEREKLMQTVSSVFDGKLNILVNNVGVLRGKPTTEYVADDWTFHISTNLEAAYHFCQLSHPLLKEASGYGSIIFLSSVAGVISFDAGSIYGLTKGALNQLARNLACEWAKDGIXRANAVAPNAIKTAQSQSFLEDVSFKEALLSRTPLGRVGEPNEVASLVVFLCLPAASYITGQTICVDGGLTVNGFSYKPQA, from the exons atgGATAAAAGATGGAGTCTTCAAGGTATGACTGCTCTTGTGACCGGTGCAGCCAGCGGAATTGG GTATGCCATAGTAGAAGAGTTGGCTGGTTTTGGAGCTAGAATCCATGTGTGCGATATATCCGAAACTCTGCTCAATCAAAGTTTAAGCGAATGGGAAAAGAAAGGGTTTCAAGTGAGTGGTTCAGTTTGTGATGTAACTTCTCGTCCAGAGAGAGAAAAGCTGATGCAAACCGTCTCATCCGTGTTCGATGGCAAACTCAACATTCTT GTTAATAACGTGGGCGTACTCAGGGGAAAGCCAACAACAGAATATGTGGCAGATGATTGGACTTTCCATATCTCAACAAACTTGGAAGCTGCTTACCATTTTTGCCAACTTTCACATCCTCTCTTGAAGGAGGCTTCAGGCTATGGAAGCATCATCTTCCTTTCCTCTGTTGCAGGGGTTATATCTTTCGACGCTGGATCCATTTATGGTCTAACAAAAG GAGCTCTGAATCAGCTAGCTAGAAATTTGGCATGTGAATGGGCAAAAGACGGCATANTAAGAGCTAATGCTGTTGCACCTAATGCTATCAAGACTGCTCAGTCTCAAtct ttTCTTGAGGACGTCAGTTTCAAGGAGGCATTGTTGAGTAGAACTCCACTTGGCCGTGTTGGAGAGCCGAATGAAGTTGCATCACTAGTGGTCTTCTTGTGTCTACCTGCGGCTTCATATATCACAGGTCAAACTATTTGTGTTGATGGAGGCCTCACGGTTAACGGTTTCTCCTATAAACCACAGGCTTGA
- the LOC104786757 gene encoding tropinone reductase homolog At2g29340-like isoform X2, with product MESSKYDCSCHRWSQRNRVLFRYAIVDELASFGARIHVCDISETLLTQSLSEWEKKGFQVSGSVCDVSSRPEREKLMQTISSLFDGKLNILVNNVGVLRGKLTTEYVEEDFSFHMSINLEAAFHFSQLSHPLLKASGNGSIVFVSSVAGIVSLDGASIYSLTKGALIQLAKNLACEWAKEGIRANAVAPNAITTPMCQSYLEDVSVKEALLSRIPLGRLGEPNEVASTVVFLCLPAASYITGQTICVDGGFSVNGFSYQQQV from the exons ATGGAGTCTTCAAAGTATGACTGCTCTTGTCACCGGTGGAGCCAGCGGAATCGGGTTc TGTTTAGGTATGCCATAGTGGATGAGTTAGCTAGTTTTGGAGCTAGAATCCATGTATGTGACATATCTGAAACTCTGCTTACTCAAAGTTTAAGCGAATGGGAAAAGAAAGGGTTTCAAGTGAGTGGATCAGTTTGTGATGTAAGCTCTCGTCCCGAGAGAGAAAAGCTGATGCAAACCATCTCCTCGCTGTTCGATGGCAAACTCAACATTCTT GTTAATAATGTTGGTGTACTTCGTGGGAAGCTAACAACAGAATATGTGGAAGAAGATTTCTCTTTCCACATGTCAATAAATTTGGAAGCTGCTTTCCATTTTAGTCAGCTTTCACATCCTCTCTTAAAGGCTTCAGGCAATGGAAGCATCGTCTTTGTTTCCTCTGTTGCAGGGATTGTATCACTTGATGGTGCATCCATTTATAGTTTAACTAAAG gagCTTTGATTCAGCTAGCTAAAAATTTGGCATGTGAATGGGCAAAAGAGGGCATAAGAGCCAATGCTGTTGCGCCAAATGCTATCACGACTCCTATGTGTCAATCT TATCTTGAGGACGTCAGTGTCAAGGAGGCATTGTTGAGTAGAATTCCACTTGGTCGCTTAGGAGAGCCGAATGAAGTTGCATCAACAGTGGTGTTCTTGTGTCTACCTGCAGCTTCTTATATAACTGGTCAAACCATTTGTGTTGATGGAGGTTTCAGTGTTAATGGCTTCTCTTATCAGCAGCAGGTTTGA
- the LOC104786757 gene encoding tropinone reductase homolog At2g29340-like isoform X1, producing the protein MDKRWSLQSMTALVTGGASGIGYAIVDELASFGARIHVCDISETLLTQSLSEWEKKGFQVSGSVCDVSSRPEREKLMQTISSLFDGKLNILVNNVGVLRGKLTTEYVEEDFSFHMSINLEAAFHFSQLSHPLLKASGNGSIVFVSSVAGIVSLDGASIYSLTKGALIQLAKNLACEWAKEGIRANAVAPNAITTPMCQSYLEDVSVKEALLSRIPLGRLGEPNEVASTVVFLCLPAASYITGQTICVDGGFSVNGFSYQQQV; encoded by the exons ATGGATAAAAGATGGAGTCTTCAAAGTATGACTGCTCTTGTCACCGGTGGAGCCAGCGGAATCGG GTATGCCATAGTGGATGAGTTAGCTAGTTTTGGAGCTAGAATCCATGTATGTGACATATCTGAAACTCTGCTTACTCAAAGTTTAAGCGAATGGGAAAAGAAAGGGTTTCAAGTGAGTGGATCAGTTTGTGATGTAAGCTCTCGTCCCGAGAGAGAAAAGCTGATGCAAACCATCTCCTCGCTGTTCGATGGCAAACTCAACATTCTT GTTAATAATGTTGGTGTACTTCGTGGGAAGCTAACAACAGAATATGTGGAAGAAGATTTCTCTTTCCACATGTCAATAAATTTGGAAGCTGCTTTCCATTTTAGTCAGCTTTCACATCCTCTCTTAAAGGCTTCAGGCAATGGAAGCATCGTCTTTGTTTCCTCTGTTGCAGGGATTGTATCACTTGATGGTGCATCCATTTATAGTTTAACTAAAG gagCTTTGATTCAGCTAGCTAAAAATTTGGCATGTGAATGGGCAAAAGAGGGCATAAGAGCCAATGCTGTTGCGCCAAATGCTATCACGACTCCTATGTGTCAATCT TATCTTGAGGACGTCAGTGTCAAGGAGGCATTGTTGAGTAGAATTCCACTTGGTCGCTTAGGAGAGCCGAATGAAGTTGCATCAACAGTGGTGTTCTTGTGTCTACCTGCAGCTTCTTATATAACTGGTCAAACCATTTGTGTTGATGGAGGTTTCAGTGTTAATGGCTTCTCTTATCAGCAGCAGGTTTGA
- the LOC104786759 gene encoding tropinone reductase homolog At2g29330-like isoform X1, giving the protein MDKRWSLQGMTALVTGGASGIGHAIVEELAGLGAKIHVCDISKTLLNQSLSEWEKKGFLVSGSACDASVRGERETLMQTVTTIFDGKLNILVNNVGTIRTKATVEYEADDFSFHMSTNLESAYHLSQLSHPLLKASGYGSIIFISSIAGIVSFDASSIYGLTKGALNQLARNLACEWAKDGTKDGIRANAVAPNFIKTALTKSFLEDAGFNESLSSRTPLGRAGEPSEVASLVAFLCLPAASYITGQTICVDGGLTVSGFSYQPLA; this is encoded by the exons ATGGATAAAAGATGGAGTCTTCAAGGTATGACTGCCCTTGTAACTGGTGGAGCCAGTGGAATCGG TCATGCAATAGTAGAGGAACTAGCCGGTTTGGGGGCCAAAATCCATGTATGTGACATATCCAAAACTCTTCTCAATCAAAGTTTATCCGAATGGGAGAAGAAGGGGTTTCTAGTGAGTGGTTCGGCCTGTGATGCATCCGTTCGTGGCGAGAGAGAAACACTTATGCAAACTGTCACAACGATATTCGATGGCAAGCTGAACATTCTT GTGAACAACGTTGGTACAATACGCACAAAGGCAACAGTAGAATATGAGGCAGACGACTTCTCATTCCATATGTCTACAAACTTGGAATCTGCGTATCATCTTAGCCAGCTTTCACATCCATTGCTAAAGGCTTCAGGCTATGGAAGCATCATCTTTATTTCCTCTATAGCAGGGATTGTATCATTTGATGCTTCATCCATTTATGGTCTAACGAAAG GAGCTTTGAATCAACTAGCAAGAAATTTGGCTTGTGAATGGGCAAAAGACGGCACNAAAGACGGCATAAGAGCCAACGCTGTTGCTCCTAATTTTATCAAAACTGCACTGACTAAATCC TTTCTCGAAGACGCCGGTTTTAACGAGAGTTTGTCCAGTAGAACTCCACTTGGTCGTGCTGGAGAACCAAGCGAAGTTGCATCACTTGTAGCTTTTCTGTGTCTTCCTGCTGCTTCATATATTACTGGTCAGACCATTTGTGTTGATGGAGGTCTTACAGTTAGTGGCTTCTCCTATCAGCCACTGGCTTAA
- the LOC104789221 gene encoding tropinone reductase homolog At2g29320-like isoform X1, whose amino-acid sequence MDNNRWSLQSMTALVTGGASGIGYAIVEELAGFGARVHVCDISEVKLNQSLSEWEKKRFQVSGSVCDVTSRPEREKLMQTVSSLFGGKLNILVNNVGGIRNKPTIENVAEDFSFHISTNLESAYHLSQLSHPLIKASGFGSIVFISSIGGVVSMACGSIFSLAKGALHQLAKNLACEWAKDGIRTNVVAPNAITTPLSQHFLDDISFKEALLSRTPLGRVGEPSEVASLVVFLCLPAASYITGQTICIDGGLTVNGFSYQPHA is encoded by the exons ATGGATAACAACAGATGGAGTCTTCAAAGTATGACTGCTCTTGTGACCGGTGGAGCCAGCGGAATCGG GTATGCAATAGTAGAGGAGTTGGCTGGTTTTGGAGCTAGAGTCCATGTATGTGATATATCTGAAGTTAAGCTTAATCAAAGTTTAAGCGAATGGGAAAAGAAAAGGTTTCAAGTGAGTGGCTCAGTCTGTGATGTGACATCTCGTCCCGAGAGAGAAAAACTAATGCAAACTGTATCCTCGCTGTTCGGTGGCAAACTTAACATCTTA GTAAACAATGTAGGTGGAATTCGCAACAAGCCAACGATTGAGAATGTGGCAGAAGACTTCTCATTCCATATCTCAACAAACTTGGAATCTGCTTACCATCTTAGCCAGCTTTCTCATCCTTTGATAAAGGCTTCAGGATTTGGAAGTATCGTCTTCATTTCCTCTATCGGAGGTGTTGTATCGATGGCTTGCGGATCCATTTTTTCTCTAGCCAAAG GAGCTCTGCATCAGCTAGCTAAAAATTTGGCATGTGAATGGGCAAAAGACGGCATAAGAACCAATGTTGTTGCGCCAAATGCTATCACGACTCCCCTGTCTCAACAT TTTCTTGACGACATCAGTTTCAAGGAGGCATTGTTGAGTAGAACTCCACTTGGCCGTGTTGGAGAGCCGAGTGAAGTTGCATCACTAGTGGTCTTCTTGTGTCTACCTGCAGCTTCATATATCACAGGTCAAACTATTTGTATTGATGGTGGTCTCACTGTTAATGGATTCTCCTATCAGCCACATGCTTGA
- the LOC104786759 gene encoding tropinone reductase homolog At2g29330-like isoform X2 gives MESSRYDCPCNWWSQWNRVRHAIVEELAGLGAKIHVCDISKTLLNQSLSEWEKKGFLVSGSACDASVRGERETLMQTVTTIFDGKLNILVNNVGTIRTKATVEYEADDFSFHMSTNLESAYHLSQLSHPLLKASGYGSIIFISSIAGIVSFDASSIYGLTKGALNQLARNLACEWAKDGTKDGIRANAVAPNFIKTALTKSFLEDAGFNESLSSRTPLGRAGEPSEVASLVAFLCLPAASYITGQTICVDGGLTVSGFSYQPLA, from the exons ATGGAGTCTTCAAGGTATGACTGCCCTTGTAACTGGTGGAGCCAGTGGAATCGGGTtc GTCATGCAATAGTAGAGGAACTAGCCGGTTTGGGGGCCAAAATCCATGTATGTGACATATCCAAAACTCTTCTCAATCAAAGTTTATCCGAATGGGAGAAGAAGGGGTTTCTAGTGAGTGGTTCGGCCTGTGATGCATCCGTTCGTGGCGAGAGAGAAACACTTATGCAAACTGTCACAACGATATTCGATGGCAAGCTGAACATTCTT GTGAACAACGTTGGTACAATACGCACAAAGGCAACAGTAGAATATGAGGCAGACGACTTCTCATTCCATATGTCTACAAACTTGGAATCTGCGTATCATCTTAGCCAGCTTTCACATCCATTGCTAAAGGCTTCAGGCTATGGAAGCATCATCTTTATTTCCTCTATAGCAGGGATTGTATCATTTGATGCTTCATCCATTTATGGTCTAACGAAAG GAGCTTTGAATCAACTAGCAAGAAATTTGGCTTGTGAATGGGCAAAAGACGGCACNAAAGACGGCATAAGAGCCAACGCTGTTGCTCCTAATTTTATCAAAACTGCACTGACTAAATCC TTTCTCGAAGACGCCGGTTTTAACGAGAGTTTGTCCAGTAGAACTCCACTTGGTCGTGCTGGAGAACCAAGCGAAGTTGCATCACTTGTAGCTTTTCTGTGTCTTCCTGCTGCTTCATATATTACTGGTCAGACCATTTGTGTTGATGGAGGTCTTACAGTTAGTGGCTTCTCCTATCAGCCACTGGCTTAA
- the LOC104789221 gene encoding tropinone reductase homolog At2g29310-like isoform X2 — translation MESSKYDCSCDRWSQRNRKTMFMDLFRYAIVEELAGFGARVHVCDISEVKLNQSLSEWEKKRFQVSGSVCDVTSRPEREKLMQTVSSLFGGKLNILVNNVGGIRNKPTIENVAEDFSFHISTNLESAYHLSQLSHPLIKASGFGSIVFISSIGGVVSMACGSIFSLAKGALHQLAKNLACEWAKDGIRTNVVAPNAITTPLSQHFLDDISFKEALLSRTPLGRVGEPSEVASLVVFLCLPAASYITGQTICIDGGLTVNGFSYQPHA, via the exons ATGGAGTCTTCAAAGTATGACTGCTCTTGTGACCGGTGGAGCCAGCGGAATCGG AAAACTATGTTTATGGATCTGTTTAGGTATGCAATAGTAGAGGAGTTGGCTGGTTTTGGAGCTAGAGTCCATGTATGTGATATATCTGAAGTTAAGCTTAATCAAAGTTTAAGCGAATGGGAAAAGAAAAGGTTTCAAGTGAGTGGCTCAGTCTGTGATGTGACATCTCGTCCCGAGAGAGAAAAACTAATGCAAACTGTATCCTCGCTGTTCGGTGGCAAACTTAACATCTTA GTAAACAATGTAGGTGGAATTCGCAACAAGCCAACGATTGAGAATGTGGCAGAAGACTTCTCATTCCATATCTCAACAAACTTGGAATCTGCTTACCATCTTAGCCAGCTTTCTCATCCTTTGATAAAGGCTTCAGGATTTGGAAGTATCGTCTTCATTTCCTCTATCGGAGGTGTTGTATCGATGGCTTGCGGATCCATTTTTTCTCTAGCCAAAG GAGCTCTGCATCAGCTAGCTAAAAATTTGGCATGTGAATGGGCAAAAGACGGCATAAGAACCAATGTTGTTGCGCCAAATGCTATCACGACTCCCCTGTCTCAACAT TTTCTTGACGACATCAGTTTCAAGGAGGCATTGTTGAGTAGAACTCCACTTGGCCGTGTTGGAGAGCCGAGTGAAGTTGCATCACTAGTGGTCTTCTTGTGTCTACCTGCAGCTTCATATATCACAGGTCAAACTATTTGTATTGATGGTGGTCTCACTGTTAATGGATTCTCCTATCAGCCACATGCTTGA
- the LOC109133092 gene encoding tropinone reductase homolog At2g29340-like isoform X1: protein MTALVTGGASGIGYAIVEELAGFGARVHVCDISEAKLNQSLSEWEKKGFQVSGSVCDVTSRPGREKLMQTISAQFDGKLNILVNNVGGIRSKPTPEYTEDDFAFHLSTNVEAAYHFCQLSHPLLKASGYGSIVFVSSAAGIVSFDAGSIYGLTKGALIQLAKNLACEWAKHGVRANAVAPNVINTPLSQSYLEDISFKNGLLSRTPLGRIGEPNEVASLVTFLCLPAASYITGQTICVDGGLTVNGFSYQPQA, encoded by the exons ATGACTGCTCTTGTAACCGGTGGAGCCAGCGGAATCGG GTATGCCATAGTAGAGGAGTTAGCTGGTTTTGGAGCTAGAGTCCATGTATGTGACATATCTGAAGCTAAGCTTAATCAAAGTTTAAGCGAGTGGGAAAAGAAAGGGTTTCAAGTGAGTGGCTCAGTCTGTGATGTGACCTCTCGTCCCGGGAGAGAAAAGTTGATGCAAACCATCTCCGCACAGTTTGACGGCAAACTCAACATTCTT GTAAACAATGTAGGTGGAATCCGCTCAAAGCCAACACCAGAATATACAGAAGACGATTTCGCTTTCCATCTCTCAACAAACGTGGAAGCTGCTTACCATTTTTGCCAACTTTCACATCCACTCCTAAAGGCTTCAGGCTATGGAAGCATCGTCTTTGTTTCCTCGGCTGCAGGGATAGTATCTTTTGACGCTGGATCCATTTATGGTCTAACGAAAG GAGCTTTGATTCAGCTAGCTAAAAATTTGGCATGTGAATGGGCAAAACATGGCGTACGAGCCAACGCTGTTGCACCAAATGTCATCAATACTCCTCTGTCTCAATCT taTCTTGAGGACATCAGTTTCAAGAACGGATTGTTGAGTAGGACTCCACTTGGTCGTATTGGAGAGCCGAATGAAGTCGCATCACTTGTAACTTTCTTGTGTCTACCTGCGGCTTCTTATATCACAGGCCAGACCATTTGTGTTGATGGAGGTCTCACTGTTAATGGTTTCTCCTATCAACCACAGGCTTGA
- the LOC104786760 gene encoding type 2 DNA topoisomerase 6 subunit B-like, whose translation MDLMVKQGASPSTQTQYVFADEKTPCFTASNLERLKFGLEDYVLRHGNCLDTMCDHYFSDREHLKVGSGTIRHEDQHKRVGGMVEVVIVISDLLETTHHCSRSFNGKTKVCLSFKLIQ comes from the exons ATGGATCTAATGGTTAAACAAGGGGCTTCTCCTAGTACTCAAACTCAATACGTCTTTGCAGATGAGAAAACTCCATGCTTTACTGCCTCCAATCTTGAACGGTTAAAGTTTGGTCTTGAGGACTATGTATTAAGGCATGGGAACTGTTTGGATACAATGTGTGACCATTACTTCTCTGATAG AGAGCATCTAAAAGTTGGAAGTGGAACTATACGCCATGAAGACCAACATAAGAGAGTTGGAGGGATGGTTGAAGTGGTGATTGTGATAAGTGACCTTCTAGAGACAACTCATCATTGCAGCAGATCATTCAACGGCAAAACAAAGGTTTGTTTAAGTTTCAAACTAATACAATAG
- the LOC109133092 gene encoding tropinone reductase homolog At2g29340-like isoform X2 yields MDKKMESSRYDCSCNRWSQRNRVFCVMFRYAIVEELAGFGARVHVCDISEAKLNQSLSEWEKKGFQVSGSVCDVTSRPGREKLMQTISAQFDGKLNILVNNVGGIRSKPTPEYTEDDFAFHLSTNVEAAYHFCQLSHPLLKASGYGSIVFVSSAAGIVSFDAGSIYGLTKGALIQLAKNLACEWAKHGVRANAVAPNVINTPLSQSYLEDISFKNGLLSRTPLGRIGEPNEVASLVTFLCLPAASYITGQTICVDGGLTVNGFSYQPQA; encoded by the exons ATGGATAAAAAGATGGAGTCTTCAAGGTATGACTGCTCTTGTAACCGGTGGAGCCAGCGGAATCGGGTTT TTTGTGTAATGTTTAGGTATGCCATAGTAGAGGAGTTAGCTGGTTTTGGAGCTAGAGTCCATGTATGTGACATATCTGAAGCTAAGCTTAATCAAAGTTTAAGCGAGTGGGAAAAGAAAGGGTTTCAAGTGAGTGGCTCAGTCTGTGATGTGACCTCTCGTCCCGGGAGAGAAAAGTTGATGCAAACCATCTCCGCACAGTTTGACGGCAAACTCAACATTCTT GTAAACAATGTAGGTGGAATCCGCTCAAAGCCAACACCAGAATATACAGAAGACGATTTCGCTTTCCATCTCTCAACAAACGTGGAAGCTGCTTACCATTTTTGCCAACTTTCACATCCACTCCTAAAGGCTTCAGGCTATGGAAGCATCGTCTTTGTTTCCTCGGCTGCAGGGATAGTATCTTTTGACGCTGGATCCATTTATGGTCTAACGAAAG GAGCTTTGATTCAGCTAGCTAAAAATTTGGCATGTGAATGGGCAAAACATGGCGTACGAGCCAACGCTGTTGCACCAAATGTCATCAATACTCCTCTGTCTCAATCT taTCTTGAGGACATCAGTTTCAAGAACGGATTGTTGAGTAGGACTCCACTTGGTCGTATTGGAGAGCCGAATGAAGTCGCATCACTTGTAACTTTCTTGTGTCTACCTGCGGCTTCTTATATCACAGGCCAGACCATTTGTGTTGATGGAGGTCTCACTGTTAATGGTTTCTCCTATCAACCACAGGCTTGA